Proteins found in one Ctenopharyngodon idella isolate HZGC_01 chromosome 16, HZGC01, whole genome shotgun sequence genomic segment:
- the LOC127497274 gene encoding interferon-inducible GTPase 5-like, translating into MDPFFKIYTNLDQIAVADGLTESFHKDIVLREQQRKTESLGIIQSKISNTMEKRPSEQRTCLVLDTVESKPIGVKGRERLGKKSENDKEKQAEKDMINRTNETTGDKSEEVEVCNVDMIQREKCLEEQNKQTIAGDPREVTKEKQHVKAGNKEKQKNAKKSQDDTDKVSQCKAKENPCLKSESTGNRKSINTKPNKQENEHIYEVPDDILTRSAEYFHETERVKEQLKHLDNVTLHIAVTGSTGAGKSSFINAMRGLQPDDVNAAPTGATETTMIPTMYTHPTMPNVKLWDLPGTGSPKFKAKKYLKEVKLETFDFFIIISSERFKENDIKLAEAIKERKKLFYFLRSKIDNDIQAESQRKGFDEQKVLSQIREDCHRNLKDMSNPNVFLISTFELHKYDFQTLINTMEKQLPAHKRDALVLSLPIYSSKILEKKIETFMKQTWSAAAASGCIAVAPVPGLSIACDAAILLGFFTKCYYAFGLDDDSIDKLSMRVNNPSLKSVRSSPLVVAIGQKKLSNKELSALISKEAAAKFAWSMVPVVGSKITAEMTYSTTLNLLRAGLQDLAGTAREVLKAAGLTDVY; encoded by the coding sequence ATGgaccctttcttcaaaatctaCACAAATCTTGATCAGATAGCAGTAGCCGATGGGCTTACAGAATCCTTTCACAAGGACATTGTGTTGAGAGAGcaacagagaaaaacagagtCCCTAGGAATCATCCAGTCAAAAATCAGTAATACTATGGAAAAACGACCATCCGAACAAAGAACTTGTTTAGTTCTGGACACTGTTGAATCAAAACCTATTGGTGTGAAGGGAAGAGAAAGgctgggaaaaaaaagtgagaatgaTAAAGAAAAGCAAGCAGAGAAAGACATGATAAATAGAACAAATGAAACAACTGGCGATAAATCAGAAGAAGTTGAAGTGTGTAATGTAGACATGATACAGAGGGAAAAATGTCTTGAGGAGCAAAATAAGCAAACCATAGCTGGGGATCCACGTGAAGTGACCAAAGAAAAACAACATGTGAAGGCTGGAAATaaagagaaacaaaaaaatGCCAAGAAGTCACAAGATGACACAGATAAAGTGTCTCAGTGTAAAGCAAAAGAGAATCCGTGTTTAAAATCAGAAAGCACAGGGAATAGAAAAAGTATAAACACAAAGCCTAACAAGCAAGAAAACGAGCATATATATGAAGTGCCTGATGATATACTCACTAGATCTGCTGAATACTTTCATGAAACAGAACGAGTTAAAGAGCAACTCAAGCATCTGGACAACGTCACACTTCATATTGCTGTTACAGGATCAACTGGAGCAGGAAAATCCAGCTTTATCAATGCAATGCGAGGTCTTCAACCCGATGATGTCAATGCAGCTCCCACAGGAGCGACTGAGACGACAATGATACCAACGATGTACACACATCCTACAATGCCCAATGTAAAACTCTGGGATCTACCAGGGACTGGAAGTCCCAAATTCAAAGccaaaaaatatctaaaagaGGTCAAACTTGAAACCTTTGacttcttcatcatcatctccTCAGAGAGATTCAAAGAAAACGACATCAAGCTGGCTGAAGCAATAAAAGAGAGGAAAAAGTTGTTTTACTTCCTCCGCTCGAAGATTGACAATGACATTCAAGCGGAATCTCAAAGGAAAGGCTTTGATGAGCAGAAAGTGCTCTCTCAAATTCGTGAGGACTGCCATAGAAACCTTAAGGATATGAGTAACCCAAATGTTTTCCTGATTTCCACCTTTGAATTgcataaatatgattttcagaCTCTCATCAACACAATGGAGAAGCAGCTACCTGCTCACAAGAGAGATGCTTTGGTTTTGTCATTGCCAATATATTCCTCTAAGATTCTGGAGAAGAAAATTGAAACATTTATGAAGCAAACCTGGTCAGCAGCTGCTGCGTCTGGTTGCATTGCTGTGGCTCCTGTGCCTGGTCTTTCCATTGCTTGTGATGCTGCCATTTTGCTGGGTTTCTTTACCAAGTGCTACTATGCATTCGGTCTGGATGATGATTCAATAGATAAGTTGTCAATGAGGGTCAACAATCCATCCCTGAAATCTGTAAGAAGTTCACCTCTAGTGGTCGCTATTGGACAAAAGAAACTCAGTAACAAAGAGCTGTCAGCGCTGATAAGTAAGGAAGCAGCTGCTAAATTTGCATGGAGTATGGTTCCTGTTGTAGGGAGTAAAATAACAGCAGAAATGACTTACTCTACAACACTGAACCTTCTAAGAGCAGGACTTCAAGATCTCGCTGGTACAGCCAGAGAAGTGCTGAAAGCTGCAGGTCTGACTGATGTCTATTAA
- the LOC127497799 gene encoding interferon-inducible GTPase 5-like — MENQDPDVVEAVKASGESTLEKATAKAKEKIDQLLNVSLNVAVTGKTGSGKSSFINALRGVSEDDDGAAPTGVTETTMKATMYEHPTMPNVKIWDLPGIGSPNFKADKYLKEVKLDTYDFFIILNSERFMQNDVMLAKEIRKQKKNFYFVRSKIDNDIRAEEKKKGFDEQKVLSIIREDCQKNLTELGDPKVFLITSFDLDKYDFEILQNTLEEELPDHKRYALLQAWPVCSTASLEKKIKMFKGMIWAASLASAGIAVIPVPGLSAACDAGMVLAFLTRCYYAFGLDDGSLSRLSEKVNKPLLEHLAKSKFASAIREKTMARLQVSAALATLATVEYAASLLPGGGSVAAAGISFGTTYYLLKEGLNELANIAREIRKEAELDILCIN; from the coding sequence ATGGAAAATCAAGACCCTGATGTTGTTGAGGCAGTAAAAGCATCAGGCGAGTCCACCCTGGAGAAGGCTACTGCAAAAGCTAAAGAAAAAATAGACCAGTTGTTAAATGTCTCACTTAACGTCGCTGTGACTGGAAAGACAGGATCAGGAAAATCCTCCTTTATAAATGCACTTAGAGGTGTaagtgaagatgatgatggAGCAGCACCTACTGGAGTCACAGAAACTACAATGAAGGCCACCATGTATGAGCATCCTACAATGCCAAATGTGAAGATCTGGGACCTGCCTGGAATAGGAAGTCCAAACTTCAAagcagataaataccttaaagAAGTCAAGCTTGACACCTATGATTTCTTCATTATTCTTAACTCAGAGAGGTTCATGCAGAATGATGTCATGCTGGCTAAAGAAATaagaaaacagaagaaaaacttTTACTTTGTTCGTTCCAAGATTGATAACGACATCAGAgcagaggaaaagaaaaaaggatttgatgagcAGAAAGTTCTTTCCATAATAAGAGAGGACTGTCAGAAAAACTTGACAGAACTGGGAGACCCCAAAGTTTTCTTGATAACATCTTTTGACTTGGACAAATATGATTTTGAAATTCTTCAAAACACTCTTGAAGAGGAGCTTCCAGACCATAAGAGATATGCTCTTCTACAAGCCTGGCCAGTGTGCTCCACAGCATCTCTTGAAAAGAAGATCAAGATGTTTAAAGGCATGATCTGGGCTGCATCTCTTGCCTCTGCTGGTATAGCAGTGATCCCTGTACCTGGACTATCAGCAGCATGTGATGCAGGCATGGTGTTGGCCTTTCTCACAAGGTGCTACTATGCATTTGGTTTGGATGATGGATCACTGTCAAGGCTTTCAGAAAAAGTGAACAAGCCCTTGCTGGAACATCTGGCCAAATCAAAGTTTGCATCTGCCATCCGTGAAAAAACAATGGCCAGATTACAAGTCTCTGCTGCACTTGCAACACTTGCTACTGTTGAATATGCTGCAAGTCTCCTTCCAGGTGGGGGCAGTGTTGCTGCTGCAGGAATATCCTTTGGTACTACTTATTACCTCTTGAAAGAAGGATTAAATGAACTGGCAAATATTGCTAGAGAAATCAGAAAAGAGGCGGAGCTGGACATACTATGCATTAACTGA
- the LOC127496633 gene encoding interferon-inducible GTPase 5-like has protein sequence MTENTSSDMDFSGALQRLGEHDPNAAVAKAKEQLDSLDSVTLNIAVTGETGAGKSAFINAFRGLGDDDDSSAPTGLTETTKQITMYTHPTKSNVRLWDLPGTGMPNFKANKFLQEVKFDTYDLFVIISSERFKENDVFLAKEIQKKKKNFYFVRTKIDNDIRSVAQKRNFNEQQALCTIREDCNRNLKEVGNPKVFLISSYDLAKYDFQDLVDTLELDLSEHKRFALVQSVPVCSLAMLEKKKEAMEKLIWLPALASGLGAVVPVPLLPVAIDKTVMTTYLLSCHYNLGLNEKSLIKLSERTNKPLSQLKSAIKSPVALAVVNRLGIMPRTSVTKPVKSLEDLLDSKFIFTSIQNATVAFKMTYTVLSEALNEMTNDMRQVLQAADLDE, from the coding sequence ATGACAGAAAATACTTCTTCTGACATGGATTTCTCTGGAGCTTTGCAGAGACTGGGAGAACATGACCCAAATGCAGCTGTTGCAAAGGCTAAAGAACAACTGGACAGTCTTGACAGTGTGACTCTGAATATTGCTGTGACTGGGGAAACAGGAGCAGGAAAATCTGCTTTCATTAATGCATTTCGAGGTCTGGGTGACGATGATGATAGTTCTGCACCAACTGGGTTAACTGAAACCACAAAGCAAATTACCATGTACACCCATCCCACGAAATCAAACGTCAGACTGTGGGACCTGCCGGGCACTGGTATGCCAAATTTCAAGGCTAACAAATTCCTCCAAGAAGTTAAATTTGATACATATGATTTatttgtcatcatttcctcTGAGAGGTTCAAGGAAAATGATGTCTTTTTGGCCAAGGAGattcaaaaaaagaagaaaaatttttattttgtgcgGACCAAGATTGATAATGACATTCGTTCAGTAGCACAGAAAAGAAATTTTAATGAGCAGCAGGCACTTTGCACAATTAGAGAGGACTGCAACAGAAATTTGAAAGAAGTAGGAAACCCCAAGGTGTTTCTGATATCCTCTTATGACCTGGCAAAATATGACTTCCAAGACCTGGTAGATACCCTAGAGTTAGACCTTTCAGAACACAAGAGATTTGCTCTGGTTCAGTCTGTGCCTGTGTGCTCTCTGGCAATGCTAGAAAAGAAGAAAGAGGCTATGGAGAAGTTGATTTGGCTTCCAGCATTGGCCTCAGGTTTGGGTGCTGTTGTCCCTGTCCCTTTATTACCTGTGGCCATTGACAAAACGGTAATGACGACCTATCTCTTAAGTTGTCATTACAATTTGGGTTTGAATGAGAAATCACTCATCAAATTGTCAGAGAGAACGAACAAGCCTCTCTCACAGCTGAAATCAGCTATAAAGTCTCCTGTAGCATTGGCAGTGGTAAACAGACTAGGCATTATGCCTCGTACATCTGTGACAAAACCAGTGAAAAGCTTAGAGGATCTGCTAGAtagtaaatttatttttaccagTATTCAGAATGCAACTGTGGCCTTCAAAATGACATACACTGTCTTGAGTGAAGCTCTAAATGAGATGACAAATGACATGAGACAGGTTCTCCAAGCCGCAGATTTGGATGAGTAA